The genomic segment GCGAGCTGGAGGCCCTTGTCAGCGAAGGCCTTTTCAGGGTTTCCCTCCCTCCTTGCCTCCATACCTGATTTCTGCACAAGCTGACTGTACTGGGCGCTCATTCCCAGGGTGGAGAGCCCGGCATTCGGCCCCTCGTCCCATGTGATCTCAAGAAGGTCTCGCCCCAGTTTGGCCGACCAAAAGCTTTCCCCTACCACCGCGACTCCGGAATCGACCTGAAAAACCCCTTTCACCCCGGGGACAGCCCGGGATCGCACGTCCCTAAAATTCCGAACCTTTGCCCCGAATACGGGAGGACGGGCCACCAATGCCACGAGCATACCCTCGGCCCTCGAATCGATTCCGAATATGGCTTTTCCCTTCACTTTTGGCGGGCTGTCAATGCGGGGGGTCGGCTTTCCTATAAGGGTGAAAGCCGAAGGGTCTTTAAGTTTCAGTTTTTGGGGTACAGGCAGGAACGCTGCCTTCGCGGACAATTCGCCATAGGTCAACTTTTTCCCGCTCTCGTGATAGATCACCCCTTTTTCGGCCCGGCAGGTGCTCCGATTCACTCCCCAGGTGAGGGCAGCGGCGCTGAGAAGCATTTCCCTCCCTGCGGCGCCGACTTTGCGCATCCTGTCCCATTCCGTGGAGACGGACGTACTGCCTCCGGTGACCTGGGAACCGAAAACCGTATGGTTATATATGGGGGCCACGCCGGAAGCCTCGATGCGGACCTTATTCCAGTCACATTCCAGTTCTTCCGCCATAATCATGGGCAAAGAGGTATAGACCCCCTGTCCCATTTCCGATTTATTGAGTATCATGGTGACCGTTCCCTCCCGGTCGATACGAAGAAAAGCGCCCGGTGTGTAAGGGGCATCCCCGGGACCTGCGGCCCGGCCCGTCTTCACCGGAAAATAAATAAACCCGAGGAGCAGGCCCCCGCCCGCGAGGGTGGTCGAAAGAAACTGACGTCGGCTGAGGTTGACGATGTCTCTCATTATTGTCCCCCCTCAGCCATCATTCCCGCCGCCCGATGGATCGCGCGTCGGATACGCTGATAGGTGCCGCAACGACAAATATTTCCCGACATGGCTTCATCGATATCCTTGTCGGTGGGCTTGGGATTCTCCTTGAGAAGGGCTGCGGCCGACATGATTTGCCCGGAATGGCAGTACCCGCATTGAGGTACATCCTCCGCGACCCACGCCCGCTGTACCGGGTGAGAGCCTTCCGGAGAAAGTCCTTCGATGGTCACGATGTCCTTGCCCACGATGGCTTCGACAGGGGTGACGCAGGAACGCACCGCTTCGCCGTTTATATGTACCGTGCAGGCCCCGCACAGGGCCATGCCGCACCCATATTTTGTCCCGGTCAGGCCGATATTTTCGCGGATCACCCACAGGAGCGGAGTATCGGGCGGGACATCCACGTCATACTTTCTCCCGTTTACTTTGAGTGTAATCATAGGTACCTCCCGGTATATCGCGCCATCCGGTCCGGCACCCGGGAGCCCCCGGAATTGCACCGGAACGTCTTGAAGTGCCTTCTTTACGAAAGGAATCTAACCACCCCGGCAGGATTTGTCGAGAGAAGAACAGGTCGCTCTGAAATGTGAGAGAATGGTTTTCAGAAGAAGGGGCGCTGCTTCCGGAATCACGAAAGCACAGAACAACTCAATTTAGATTGTGAAGAAAGGCATACCGTTTCTTGATGAGCCCTCCGCCGATACTTCCTTTAAATACGGGAGCCTACCCGGTCTCCGCCCGGAATATGAATCTCAAGGCAATGAGGCAGAAACCAATGAAGACACTGTACCCTCCCAAGACCAAGCTAAAGAGCCGCATCCCCGGAAGGAGGTAGGCCAATAACCCTCCGAACGCGACGGCGACAACGCCGGTCAGGGCTATGGTCCGCCTTCCGGCATCCCCAAGAAAACCCAGGGCGAGAACCTGCAGTATCCCGGTGACCATAAATCTGGCGATGATAAAGTAGGGAAGAAAAATACTGCCCGTATGAGCTATTATGCCACTAAAGGCGACAGGGCCCAGAAGGGTCAATATGCTTGCGCATATGGACGCTCCGCCCTCGGCAGTGAAAATCCAGCTTCCCCGATCCTTTCGGAAGAAGCTGAAGATCAATGCAAGAAGACCGTCGGTAAAGGCATAAAAGAAAAAACATATCGCCAGAGAACTTTGGTCTGATATGGCCCACCCAAGAACAGCACAGCCGAACAAGAGAGAGGCGGCGCCCCGGGACGGGAGAAACCAATTGAAGAGATTACCACTCTTGCCTGTCTTTGGTACCATGGCCATTCTCCTTTCTATTTTTTTAACCTGCGCACAAGGACAAATCTCTTCCGCCTTTTTCTCGCATTTGGTGCCTAACCGATCGGGATTGTCACGATGGGCGCACCTTCTTTCTCACCCGTTTCCGTGAGGGTAAAGATGAACATCAAAAAAGAGAACATGCCCTTGGACATCAAATCTTTGTCGTCGATCCAGAACCAGTGCGCGCGGTAAGGAATGGCTACGAACGCATCATCCGGTTTTTTTAATGAGCTATGTATCCTTACAAGAGGCACCACAGGAGTGCCTTCCGGGGTCACATCCTTGAGAGTGGGGCTGACCCGCTTCTCCGCCACGTGGACCTCCGGGACATCAACGGAAGATGCGAGGTCAATCATGATCTGCAGCATGGATCGGCTCATGATGGCGATCTCCTGGTTGTTCGATGCAATCGCCCCGTAGACTATTCTTAGCTCCACCGCATCGGGGTCCAGCCCCAAGGCGGCCCTGATGGCTTCAACATCTTCCTCGACTGCCCTGGTCAGTTTTCTACGAAAAACCATCACCGCGCCCTCCTTTTCACCAACTCTCTGAACGCGAAGTCCGATGTCTCCGGAAGTCTGAACCCGCTTCATTCTTTGAAGAAGGGGATAAAATGTCGGGTCCGCGGGGCGAGACTGGGCCATCCTGCCGAAACGGTTTTGAACGCCGTTTATCGACTGTACACAGAGCCGGAATACAAGATCGATGGGGTAGCCTGCTTGAACGAGACTCAGAATGGCGGTGGGTGGAATGGGAGCCATAACGCTCCTGGCAAATTTCGCACCTGTCACAGGGTTATAGGTGATGGTCGGGCGATCGATGAATCTCCCGACTCCCGAGAGGCCAAGGGTATTCGCATTGGACGTTTGAGTGAGGGGGGTCTGCCATGTCGCGGACGCGCTCGCGACCGTCTCAAGCTGATACTGGGCAATTACGGAGGCAACATCCAGAAAAACGGGCGCATCGCCGTAACGCCCCTTCACGATATTGAAAAGCATCTGGGTTTTCCAGGAGTCGGATATGGCAGTCGTATAATCGAACCGGTCACGGCCCATCGAGCCGGGACCGATGGCGGCACAATCCGTCAGGATGAAAAGTGCCGCCAAGACAAAGACTGCCTGGAGTCCTTTCCCTCTTTTCTTCGCCCATTCAATCCTATTCCCCACTGTCTTTCAAACCCTTTCGCCCGGTCGCTCAATCCTCACCGCCTCTTATTGGAACTCACAGGGGCCGTGCACGATGCCAGGTGCGCATTCTCACTATTTCTCACCTGAATGTCCGCTGAGCCGGCACTCTCTTTTTTGCCCAGGCCTTATTCATTTCCCGCGCTTCTTCAAAAATACCGCTCTTCTTCGTGCTATGTACAATAAATGGCTGAGGGTGGGGCATCTGTCTATAGGACTTTGGTCCTATTTTCCCGGTGCCGGTCGAAAGCATTCTTTGTGCAGCGGGCCGCTTTGGCCGCTATTGACATCAAGGCGATGGAACACGATATTACCTCTAGTAGCAGGAAGAATCAACGCCGACGCTATCTCACCAGTATCCTCACTGTCTACCTGCTGATCGCCGCATCATTTTGAGACTCCCATTCTTTTTGCGGGATGCCGCAGGAGGCGGATCGAGAGGGTGATGGAAGAACGACTCAGGTTCGAGCAATTATTATTGGAACTCTCAATTCGATTCGTGGACGTGTCTCCGGGGCGGGTAGATTCGGAGATCGAGCGTGCACTGCGGCGCGTACTCGAACTATTTGCGGTCGACCGTTGCGGTTTCATGCGCGTTTCGCCGGATGATCCCTCGTGGCAAATCATCTATTCGGCCGTTGCGGAGGGAATAACCCCCCCGCCAATCCGCACCTATTTCCCTGTATCCTGGTTCCCGTGGACCTACAAAGCAACTGTGGAGAACCGAGAGCCCACAACGTTTACCACGTTCGAAGACCTTCCGCAGGAGGCGGGGACGGATAAGGAAACTTACAAGAGATGGGGCATTCGGTCAGGCATGAATATACCCATAAGCCTTGACGGGCACCTCGATTATGTCATGGGCATTCACGCGGTCCGGGCCGAAAGAGTATGGCCTGCCGAGTATGTGCCGCGGTTAGGCCTGGTGGGGAAGATATTCGTGAACGCACTCGAACGGGCCCGGGACAGGGCGGAGCTGGAGCAGCGTGTGCGGTTCGAGACGCTGCTGGCTGACCTTTCAGGAGGCTTTGTGAATTTTCCCTGCGATCTTGTAGACGATGAGATCAATAGCGCACTCAAGAGCATTTGTGAGCACCTTGACCTCGACTCTGCCATCCTCTGGCAACGGACGGCGGGTAACCCGAGTTGTTGCACCATAACCCACCTCTATCGTCCCCTGGGAGGTCCGCCTCTTCCCGAACGCCTTGACGTGCAGGACATGTTTCCCTGGTGTCCGGAACAACTGACGGCGGGCCGGGCGATTGCCATTTCCGCCGGGAAAACACCGCCCGAGGCCGACCGAGATCGTGAGGAGTGGCGCCGTTACGGGGTCAAGTCGAGTTTGACCCTTCCCTTGTCGGCAGGGGGAGAACCGTTTATCGGTGCACTCAGTTTCAACATGATGCGTGATGCGCATTCGTGGCCGGATGCGTTCGTGAAACGATTGCAGCTTGTGACCCAGATCATCGGTAACGCCCTGGGCCGGAAGCGGTCCGAACGAGCCTTGCGCGAGAGTGAAGAACGTCTGAGCCTGATCGCGGCATCTGCAGGGGTGGGGCTGTGGGTTTTGCAGGCCGATACCGGCCGCCTGGCCACCGAGAAAGCTCGGGAATTGTTCGGCTTTGCTCCAGAGCAGGACGTCGACCTGGAGAGGATTTTAGCCCTTTGCCGCCCCGATGACCGGGGTAAGGTTCGCCGGATCGTGCGACAATCTCTGGAGGCAAGGAAAGGCTACCTTAATGAATACCGCGTCGTCAATCCCGACGGCACCATACGTTGGATGTCCTCCCGCGGGCGCGGGTACTTAAGCCCTTCGGGGATACCGGAACGTCTGATGGGGGCGACCATGGAGGTCACGGAACACAAACTGGCCGAAATGGCCGCGGCGGAGGCCCAGTCTACGATCGCAGCGCTCGTGGAAAGCACCGATGATTTGATCTGGTCCGTAGACGCGGAGCGGTTTGGTCTTCTCACCTTCAATTCGGCCCTGAGGGACTATTTTCTCAATAGCATAGGCCTGGAGCTGACGTCGGGCATGAGTCCCACGGATATGGTGAGGGGGTCGTTCACCCCGTCCGTTGCCGAAAGATGGCGTCAATTTTACCTTCGTGCGCTCAGGGAGGGGCCTTATACGGAGGAATATACGGTCTGCGCACGCACAAAGATCCTCCTTCTCTCTTTCAACCTGTTGAAACGGTCCGGAGAGGTCTTCGGCATCTCGGTCTTCGGCAGGGACATCACCGAGCGCAAGCAGATGGTGGAACGGATCCAATTTGCGGCGAAAGAATGGCAGACTACCTTCGATTCCATTCCGGATGGGGTGATGATCCTTGACCGGGAATACAGAATTGTCAACATGAATGCCGCGACGATTGCCTTTTTGAAACTTCCTCCAGAGCGGATTCGGGACCAAAGTTGCCACGTCTTGGTGCACGGGACGGACGAGCCGCCCGCGACATGCCCCTTTCGGGTAGCGGTGAAAAAGGGACGGCGCGAGGGGGTAGAACTCTGGGACGAAAAAAGGCACGCGTGGCTCGACGTCTCGGTAACCCCGATCCTTGATGAAGAAGGGGAGGTAACACGCGTTATCCATACGGTGAAAGACATTACCGAGCGTAGGAGGATTGAGACCGAGGTGTTCGGCCAACGGCGAGAAATGTTGCGCATGGACCGGCTGCTTCGTATGGGCGAATTGACTGCTTCCCTGGCCCACGAACTGAACCAGCCCCTCACGTCAATCCTTAGTAATGCCAGGGCCGCTGTCCGGTTTCTGGAGGCAGGTACGCTCGACACTGGTGAATTGAAGGATATATTACGTGACATCGCGGATGATGATAGCAGGGCGGGTGCTATTATACGAAGCCTCAGATCAATGGTAAAGTTGGATGAAGGAGAACCGGAGTTGGTTCCGATCAATCGAATACTGGATGAAACCGTCTCTCTCCTCAACAGCGAGGCTATAATGAGGAACATAAGGGTGGAGACCGATTTCACCGATCCCTTACCCTCGGTCAAGGTGGACAAAGTGCAGATACAACAGGTGCTGATCAACCTGATGACGAACGCACTTGAGTCCATGCCGCAGGGTTCGCAGGACAACAGAAAAATAGTGGTAGAAACGCGGGCAATCGATGGCCCTGCGGTGGAGGTGGCCGTCCGCGACTTCGGCGTCGGCATTGACGCCCGGGAGCTCCAGAAGATATTTGATCCGTTCTTTACTACAAAGCGTCATGGATTGGGAATAGGACTTTCACTCTGTCGGACCATCGTTGAAGCCCATGGAGGTCACATCAGGGCGAAGAATAATCCGGATGGAGGCGCCACATTCTGTTTCGATCTTCCGGCAGGAGGAAAACGGTGATGGAGGAGGAAAAACCGGTAATCTTCGTGATTGATGACAATCCTTCCGTCCGCACGAGCCTTTCCAGGCTTCTGCTCTCCATGGGATTTTTCGTGGAAACCTTCGCTTCTGCCGGCGAGTTCATGGAAAGAGGCGAGTTCGACAGAGGGGGCTGCATTGTTCTCGATGTAAGGATGCCGGGCTTGAGCGGGTTGGATCTGCAGGATGTGCTCGCGGGGGCTGATTATTCCATGCCCATAGTGTTCATTACCGGGCACGGCGACATTTCCACCAGTGTCAGGGCAATGAAAAAGGGCGCAGTCGATTTCCTTACCAAGCCCTTTGATGATGAGGACCTCTTGGAAGCCGTAAAGAGTGCCCTTGAAAAAAATAAAAAGGTAAGGCAAAAACAAGCCGAGATGCGTGAAATCCGGGATCGGATGGAACAGCTTACCCCGAGACAACAGGAAATACTCCGTTACGTCATTACCGGCATGCTGAACAAGCAGATCGCCTACAAGTTGAACATTTCAGAAAAAACCGTCAAAGTTCACCGGGGCAATGTCATGGAGAAACTCGGCGTCGGCTCCATTGCGGATCTGGTCCGACTGGCCGGAAAAGCCGGTATCGAGCCGCCCACCCAATCCTTATAGATCGACCACCTTTTCTTCTTCAAAATTCCTGACCTTTTCGGCGGTTCCAATCTTATCCGCCCCGTCAACGTCAGCCCGGAATATACAGTCCACCCCGAGTGTAAAGTACGTAACGGAGACATGCCTGTAGGACTAAAGTCCAATAGAAACCATTACCTGTCTTAATTAATATCAGATTAACAGAACCGGCGGCACCATTGTTATCAACCAGCAAAGGCGAGCGAGGGTCGATGATAAAAGAGCAAAGTATTGTTTATGTGATTGACGACGACCCATCGGTCCGAAGAGGATTTGAGAGGCTCCTTAGGTCCGCCGGTCTCACTGTGGAAACTTATTCTTCGGTCGATGACTTTTTCAAGGGGTCGAGAAATGACGAAAACGCGTGCATTCTCATGGACGTCAGGTTGTCCGGCGCGACCGGATTCGACCTCCAGCAGGGATTGGCGGAGCGTGGGAAACAGATACCTGTGATTGTGGTTTCTGCGAGCGATGATGCGCTCCTTCGCGAGCGTGCGCGGGAACTGGGCGCAGTAAGTTTCTTCCGAAAGCCGATCGATGACCAGGCGCTCCTGGATGCCATCTGGTGGGCCATTTCAGGGGCCAAGGAGGGCAGCCTGAAACGATAATGGCAGCTATTACCAATGAGTTACTGAAAGGCAATAAATCCGGGCGGGGGGGTGAAGACCTGCACGGAAGATATATTGAGTGAAGGGCCGGAAAAAAGGTCCTGGATGGGTAACCTGAGAATGGTGTCTCGCGAAGCTTGGAGAAAGGCACAATCGGAAACGGAGATGGGGAAGGGCCCCACAAAATCGGTAGTGAATATGGAGAAGAAGACTTGCCGGATGGCGGTAGCCTGCCTGAACAACAGATTGACCGTCAACCACCCCTTCCCTTAAACGATGAATGAGAACAAACGCGAGGAGCACCGCGGCAAACAGAAGGACAGACGAGCAGGTAATAAATAGAACTGGAGGATATATGAAAAGAACAGTACAGATTACATTGGCAGTGGTGATGGGGTTTGCTCTTTTAGTCTCCGCAGGTTACGGAGCTGAACCGAAATATTCCGGATTTCTCGGAGACGACTACAAGTATCTGCAGCCGGGACCTGAGGGCGGAGCGAAGATGCGGTGGCTGAAACCAGGCGTGGACTTTTCCAAGTATAAGAAACTGATGATCGACAGCGTCGTATTCTACTTTGCCGACGACTCGGACTATAAGGGCATAGACCCCCAGTTCATGAAGGAGATGGCGGACAAGTTCAACCAGGTCTTCGTCGACACCATGAAAGATGCCTACCCCATAGTCGCCGAACCGGGCCCCGATGTGGCGAGACTCCGTTTCGCGATCACCCGTATCAAACAGAGCAGGCCGGTGCTGAGCGGCGTCACGTCCGTTGTCCCTGTGGGATTGGCCGTGAGCCTCGTGAAAAGGGGAACGGTCGGCTCCTGGACGGGTTCGGGCGCCACCAGTGCGGAGGTTATGGTCCTCGACTCCATGACCAATGACGTGATCGCCCTTGCAGCAGACGACAGGAGCGCGGGATTCACCGAGAGGTTCAGCAAATGGGGCTCCACTGAAGAGGCCTTCAAATTCTGGGCGGAAAGGGTGAAAGTGTTTATGGATGAAACCCGTACCATAAAATGATCTCCTTTCCGAGACCGTGAATATGACACCAGCCGCAACATCCCGGGACATTACAGGCACCACCCTGGCGGTGCTCTGGATTGGAGCCCTTATCCTCGCGGTCTTTTGGATCGTGAACCCTTTCCTGGTGCCGACTGTGTGGGCCGGCATGGTGGTGGTAGCGACCTGGCCGGTCCTTCTACAGCTGGAGAAGCTCCTATGGGGCAGGCGCGGACTCGCTGCCGTCGCCATGACTGCGATGTTGGCGCTTATCTTCTTGCTGCCCTTATTGGCGGCCGTCAGTATTGTAGTGGGAAATTTGGATAGGATCGGGGATTGGACAAAGTCCGTAAGCACCTTCGTCATACCCCAGCCGCCCAGCCGACTGGCGAGCCTGCCGGTCGTGGGGCACAGGCTTTCGGAGGTATGGCGGGAGATTGCAGCGGCCGGGACCGCAGGGCTCTCCGCAAGGGTGGCGCCACATGCCGGAAAGATAGTGACCTGGTTCTTTAACCAGGCAGGAAATCTGGGAAAGATGTCTTTCGAGATCCTTCTGACCTTGATTATCTCAGGGATTCTCTATTGTACCGGAGATAGTGCCGCCAGGGGCGTGCTTCGTTTCGCGCGTAGGCTCGCGGGGCCCCGCGGTGAGGAGGCGGCGGTTCTTGCGGCCCGGTCGGTCAGGAGTGTGGCTCTCGGGGTGGTCGTGACCGCGATAGTCCAGTCCACCCTCGGCGGCATCGGTCTCGTGGTATCGGGTGTGCCGGTCCCGGTCTTGCTGACGGTAATCATGTCCATGCTCTGCCTCGCCCAGCTGGGGCCCGCCCTTGTGCTCATCCCCTCGACGATCTGGCTTTTTTGGAGTGACCACACGGCCTGGGGGATCTTCATGTGTGTCTGGACGGTGTTTGTGGGCACCATCGACAATTTCCTGCGTCCCGTGCTTATCAGGAAAGGCGCCGACCTGCCGCTCCTTCTTATCTTTGCCGGAGTCCTGGGAGGCATTATGGCACTCGGTATAATCGGCATATTCATCGGCCCCGTGGTCCTTGCAGTCACGTATACACTTCTCGTGACATGGATAAAGGAAGGAGAGGGGGGCGCCACATAATGCGGGAGTATCCGATCTTTATTTTCGCGGCTCTCCTCACTCTCGCATACGGGTTTTTTTCCCGCTTGACGGAACGCTCCCCTGTATCGGCGGCGATGGTGTTCGTTTCCGTCGGAATACTTGCGAGTCCCCTGGGCTTCGATTTCATGGAACTGGGAATGAAATCGACCCCGGTGCGCGTGTTTGCCGAAGTGACCCTTGTGCTCGTCCTTTTCACCGATGCGTCACTCATAGAAGTAAAAAGCCTCGTTTCCTCAAAGAGCCTGCCCTTCCGGTTACTTTTTGTCGGGCTCCCCCTCACGATGGTTCTCGGTGTGCTGTTGGCTGTGCCCCTATTCAAAGACCTGGGTTTGTGGTCAGTGGCCCTTATGGCGTTTATCCTTTCTCCCACGGACGCGGCTTTGGGCCAGCCGGTGGTGAAAAGCCCGTTTGTCCCGAAGAACATAAGGGAAGCAATCAACGTGGAGAGCGGATTGAATGACGGCATAGCCCTGCCCCCTATCCTGGCCTGCATCGCAGCCCTGTCCGTTGAGACGCCTGAGCATACGGGTGCACTGTACTGGACGGAATTCGTCCTGATGCAGTTCATCTTCGGCCCCGTTTTAGGCGGCCTTGTGGGTTGGGTCGGCGGCACGCTGGTGGATAAGGCATCAAAGGCCGGATGGATGGATACGACGTTCCAGCGGTTGGCCGGGTATTCCCTCGCGATCCTCGCCTTTGCCCTGGCCGAGCAATTTCACGGAAACGGCTTTATCGCCGCATTTTTCGGAGGGCTTATGCTGGGAGGGCATACGCAGGAGGTATGTGAGCGGATGGAGGAGTTTGGAGAAGCAGAAGGCCAGCAGCTTGCCCTTCTTATTTTTCTCATCTTCGGCTTGGCCGCAGTCCCCCAGGCAATAAAGTACTGGGATGGCAGGGCGTGGCTCTATGCCTTTTTGAGCCTCACCATTATCCGCATGGTTCCGGTAGCGGTGGCCCTCACGGGGACAAAGCTGAAGCGATTCCCTGTCCTCTTTATCGGCTGGTTCGGCCCGAGAGGCATTGCCTCGGTCCTTTATCTTCTCGTAGTAGTCAATGAGCTGGGCGTGAAGGGTTACGAACGTATTCTGTCGGTCGTTATCCTCACTATTATGTTGAGCATTTTTCTTCACGGGATAACCGCGGCACCGCTCGCCCGCCTTTACACCAGGTTCACCGGGGACCGGACAGCCGCGTAGCCGGATCACAGAACGACGGTTTTTGAAGTCAATTGACGAAATTTAGGAGGTTGCTATGGCTGTAAAGATCGCAATTAACGGGTTTGGAAGGATCGGAAGGCTGGTTCTTGCCGCAATGGCGGAGCAGGGTCTTGTGGGGCGGGAGATCGATGTTGTCGCTGTCGTGGACGTGGGCACCGACGCGAAATATTTCGCCTATCAGTTGAAATATGACTCGGTTCACGGCCGTTTCCCGAAGAGTCTGTCTTCGGAAAAGAGCGTCCC from the Syntrophorhabdaceae bacterium genome contains:
- a CDS encoding cation:proton antiporter, which gives rise to MREYPIFIFAALLTLAYGFFSRLTERSPVSAAMVFVSVGILASPLGFDFMELGMKSTPVRVFAEVTLVLVLFTDASLIEVKSLVSSKSLPFRLLFVGLPLTMVLGVLLAVPLFKDLGLWSVALMAFILSPTDAALGQPVVKSPFVPKNIREAINVESGLNDGIALPPILACIAALSVETPEHTGALYWTEFVLMQFIFGPVLGGLVGWVGGTLVDKASKAGWMDTTFQRLAGYSLAILAFALAEQFHGNGFIAAFFGGLMLGGHTQEVCERMEEFGEAEGQQLALLIFLIFGLAAVPQAIKYWDGRAWLYAFLSLTIIRMVPVAVALTGTKLKRFPVLFIGWFGPRGIASVLYLLVVVNELGVKGYERILSVVILTIMLSIFLHGITAAPLARLYTRFTGDRTAA
- the ydiK gene encoding AI-2E family transporter YdiK produces the protein MTPAATSRDITGTTLAVLWIGALILAVFWIVNPFLVPTVWAGMVVVATWPVLLQLEKLLWGRRGLAAVAMTAMLALIFLLPLLAAVSIVVGNLDRIGDWTKSVSTFVIPQPPSRLASLPVVGHRLSEVWREIAAAGTAGLSARVAPHAGKIVTWFFNQAGNLGKMSFEILLTLIISGILYCTGDSAARGVLRFARRLAGPRGEEAAVLAARSVRSVALGVVVTAIVQSTLGGIGLVVSGVPVPVLLTVIMSMLCLAQLGPALVLIPSTIWLFWSDHTAWGIFMCVWTVFVGTIDNFLRPVLIRKGADLPLLLIFAGVLGGIMALGIIGIFIGPVVLAVTYTLLVTWIKEGEGGAT
- a CDS encoding response regulator transcription factor, coding for MEEEKPVIFVIDDNPSVRTSLSRLLLSMGFFVETFASAGEFMERGEFDRGGCIVLDVRMPGLSGLDLQDVLAGADYSMPIVFITGHGDISTSVRAMKKGAVDFLTKPFDDEDLLEAVKSALEKNKKVRQKQAEMREIRDRMEQLTPRQQEILRYVITGMLNKQIAYKLNISEKTVKVHRGNVMEKLGVGSIADLVRLAGKAGIEPPTQSL
- a CDS encoding PAS domain S-box protein — translated: MEERLRFEQLLLELSIRFVDVSPGRVDSEIERALRRVLELFAVDRCGFMRVSPDDPSWQIIYSAVAEGITPPPIRTYFPVSWFPWTYKATVENREPTTFTTFEDLPQEAGTDKETYKRWGIRSGMNIPISLDGHLDYVMGIHAVRAERVWPAEYVPRLGLVGKIFVNALERARDRAELEQRVRFETLLADLSGGFVNFPCDLVDDEINSALKSICEHLDLDSAILWQRTAGNPSCCTITHLYRPLGGPPLPERLDVQDMFPWCPEQLTAGRAIAISAGKTPPEADRDREEWRRYGVKSSLTLPLSAGGEPFIGALSFNMMRDAHSWPDAFVKRLQLVTQIIGNALGRKRSERALRESEERLSLIAASAGVGLWVLQADTGRLATEKARELFGFAPEQDVDLERILALCRPDDRGKVRRIVRQSLEARKGYLNEYRVVNPDGTIRWMSSRGRGYLSPSGIPERLMGATMEVTEHKLAEMAAAEAQSTIAALVESTDDLIWSVDAERFGLLTFNSALRDYFLNSIGLELTSGMSPTDMVRGSFTPSVAERWRQFYLRALREGPYTEEYTVCARTKILLLSFNLLKRSGEVFGISVFGRDITERKQMVERIQFAAKEWQTTFDSIPDGVMILDREYRIVNMNAATIAFLKLPPERIRDQSCHVLVHGTDEPPATCPFRVAVKKGRREGVELWDEKRHAWLDVSVTPILDEEGEVTRVIHTVKDITERRRIETEVFGQRREMLRMDRLLRMGELTASLAHELNQPLTSILSNARAAVRFLEAGTLDTGELKDILRDIADDDSRAGAIIRSLRSMVKLDEGEPELVPINRILDETVSLLNSEAIMRNIRVETDFTDPLPSVKVDKVQIQQVLINLMTNALESMPQGSQDNRKIVVETRAIDGPAVEVAVRDFGVGIDARELQKIFDPFFTTKRHGLGIGLSLCRTIVEAHGGHIRAKNNPDGGATFCFDLPAGGKR
- a CDS encoding DUF3313 domain-containing protein, with translation MKRTVQITLAVVMGFALLVSAGYGAEPKYSGFLGDDYKYLQPGPEGGAKMRWLKPGVDFSKYKKLMIDSVVFYFADDSDYKGIDPQFMKEMADKFNQVFVDTMKDAYPIVAEPGPDVARLRFAITRIKQSRPVLSGVTSVVPVGLAVSLVKRGTVGSWTGSGATSAEVMVLDSMTNDVIALAADDRSAGFTERFSKWGSTEEAFKFWAERVKVFMDETRTIK
- a CDS encoding (2Fe-2S)-binding protein, which translates into the protein MITLKVNGRKYDVDVPPDTPLLWVIRENIGLTGTKYGCGMALCGACTVHINGEAVRSCVTPVEAIVGKDIVTIEGLSPEGSHPVQRAWVAEDVPQCGYCHSGQIMSAAALLKENPKPTDKDIDEAMSGNICRCGTYQRIRRAIHRAAGMMAEGGQ
- a CDS encoding response regulator codes for the protein MIKEQSIVYVIDDDPSVRRGFERLLRSAGLTVETYSSVDDFFKGSRNDENACILMDVRLSGATGFDLQQGLAERGKQIPVIVVSASDDALLRERARELGAVSFFRKPIDDQALLDAIWWAISGAKEGSLKR